The following coding sequences lie in one Sorex araneus isolate mSorAra2 chromosome 4, mSorAra2.pri, whole genome shotgun sequence genomic window:
- the LOC105942846 gene encoding alpha-ketoglutarate-dependent dioxygenase alkB homolog 7, mitochondrial-like, translated as MLDKGYKLLQHAGKRLSGPAVLSRLRDSAVVRPGFLSAVEEEMLSRELELELRRRHYEYGHWDAAIHGFRETGKACWTAASRAILQRVQAAAFGPNQTLLSSVHLLDLEPRGYIKPHVDSVKFCGDTIAGLSLLSPSVMRLVHTQEPGEWLELLLEPGSLYILRGSARYDFSQEILRDEESYFGDRPVAQGRHISVICGSLPGIHIYFLNIIYHTTPSNKVPFLWNSSPSFNLSFIVKIQGFILLLLCSLDMLFLAQM; from the coding sequence AcagcatgcaggcaagagactctctggcccGGCCGTGTTGAGCCGCCTGCGCGACTCTGCGGTGGTGCGGCCTGGTTTCCTGAGCGCGGTCGAAGAGGAGATGCTGAGCCGTGAGCTGGAACTCGAGCTGCGCCGCCGCCACTACGAATATGGCCACTGGGACGCGGCCATCCACGGCTTCCGAGAGACTGGAAAGGCGTGCTGGACAGCGGCAAGCCGGGCCATCCTGCAGCGCGTGCAGGCGGCTGCCTTTGGCCCTAACCAGACCCTGCTGTCCTCCGTGCACTTACTGGACCTGGAACCTCGAGGCTACATCAAGCCCCACGTGGACAGCGTCAAGTTTTGCGGAGACACCATCGCCGGCCTGTCCCTGCTGTCTCCCAGCGTCATGCGGCTCGTCCACACCCAGGAACCTGGGGAATGGCTGGAGCTCTTGCTGGAGCCAGGCTCCCTGTACATCCTTAGGGGCTCAGCCCGCTATGACTTCTCCCAGGAGATCCTTAGAGATGAAGAGTCGTACTTTGGGGATCGTCCGGTAGCCCAAGGCCGCCACATCTCAGTGATTTGCGGCTCCCTGCCAGGGATTCACatctattttctaaatataatttatcaCACCACACCCTCCAACAAAGTGCCATTCCTTTGgaattcttctccctcttttaaTCTCAGTTTTATAGTAAAAATCCAagggtttattttacttttactgtGTTCCCTTGATATGCTTTTTCTAGCACAAATGTGA